AAGGATTTTCATAGTATATTATTCACATTAATCATATAGAATTAATATGATATTAAAACTCGAATATTGGCTTGGATAAATCGGTATAGATAGAAGGAAAAGGAGGTGGAAGCAGTGACGCTGATTCTAGATTACTTTGCAGGCCATTTCAGCGACTATATTCAATTGGTATGGGAACATATTACCATCAGCTTGAATTCCGTTGCCATCGCCATTATCATCGCAGTTCCGCTTGGGATTTTAAGTACGCGGAGCAAAACGCTTTATCGTGTTGCCAAGGGGTTGTTTGGAACGCTGAGAATTGTTCCCAGTCTGGCCATTTTGGTGTTATTTATCCCAATCATGGGCACCGGGTGGAAACCTGCGGTTGTTGCATTATCCATTTTGGCCATTCCTCCCATTCTGATGAATACGGCTCTGGCCTTCCATACCCTTCCCGAGGCCGTGCTGGAAACAGCGCTAGGTATGGGAATGGGAAAATATAGAACCTTTTTTACTGTCAAGCTGCCTCTTGCCTTTCCGCTAATCTTTACAGGAATCAGAACGGCTGTAGTTGAAGTCATAGCCAGCGCAACCCTTGCGGCTTACATTGGAGCAGGCGGCCTTGGAAGCCTTATTTTCACAGGACTCGGGCTGATGAGAACCGACCTGCTTATCATAGGAGGCTTTTCCGTAGGTGCCCTGTCATTACTATCAGGGTATCTGCTAACACTGCTAGATCGAAGGCTTACCTTATATAAAGTATAAACTTAATCAAGAGGAGGATCATTATGAAACGAACTATTTTAAAGGCATTATCACTTATACTTATCATTGCCCTTGCTGCGGGAGCTTTTGCGGGCTGCGGAACGAAAGTTCCTGCAGAAGAAAATTCCGGCGCAGAAGATCAAAAACCCGTAATCAAAGTCGGAACAAAGGACTTTACCGAGAATTTAATCCTTGGGGAACTGTACGCATTGGCCTTAGAGGATAATGGATATCAGGTGGATCGGGTATTCAACATCGCCAGTTCTGTCGTACATACTTCCCTTGTAAACGGTGATGTGGATCTGTATCCGGAGTATACGGGCACCGGGCTTTTAGCAGTATTGAAACTGCCGCTGGAAACCGATCCACAAAAGGTTTATGACACAGTGAAAAAGGAATATGAAAGCCGGTTTGACCTTGTTTGGCTGGATTATGCCCAGGCAAATGATGGTCAGGGGCTTGTTATTACCACGGAAGCATCAGAAAAATATGGAATCAAAACCATTAGCGATCTCCAGAAAAATGCTGATAAGCTGAGATTTGCATCCCAGGGAGAATTTGATGTGAGAGATGACGGTATCCCAGCTTTGGAAGCGAAATACGGTAAATTCAACTGGGTATCCTCAAAGGTCTATGACAACTCATTAAAATATGAAGTTTTAGCAAACGGAGAAGCGGATGTTGCTCCTGCGTATACAACAGAAGGCAGACTGGTGGATGAACGGTTCACCCTCCTTGAAGATGACAAATATGTTTGGCCGCCCTATAATATCGCTCCTGTTGTGAGCAAGGAAGTACTTTCCGCAAGTCCGGACATTGCTGATATTCTCAATGCCATCAATGCCAAAATTGATACGAAAACCATTACGGCTTTGAACGCGAAAGTAGACGTTGACAAGCTGGAATATGAGGATGTCGCCAAGGAATTTTACGATTCCATTCAATAAGCAGCCAAATCAGTGCAATTTCCTGGGTCGGGAGGCGGATATGAAAGAATTGAAACACAACAAGCTAGAGCTTCAAGGAAACGCGCATAAGGTGTTTATCGAGAAATTTCAAGTGCCGGAAGCGGCATATGGTGTAATTGGCAGGCTGTTTACCCCGGAAGAAATTGATTTTGTAAGTCGAATAGAGGCGGAGCGATTTCAACTGGAAGAAATGAGAGCGATTGGCGTTGCTAATCCGGAGCAGTTCGCTGAATCTGCTTATCGGCGCGGTGTGATATCACTGGCGGATGAAGCGGCAAAGGTCTATCGGATATCAGATTTTTACAGCAGACTGGATATCTTCTCCATTAGTGAGGTGGAAAGCTACCATGAAATTCCCGAGCAGGAACGGCTGAGGTTGGACGAATGGTATTTTGAGACCTACTATCAAAGTCTCAGCCAGGACCCAAAGCAGGCTCCGACGGAGGATGAGGTTCTGCCCCTTGATGAGGTGATTGCCTTTATTGACAGGCAGAACCGTCCGGTCTATTTGAATCTGTGCGACTGCAGAAGCTTGCGCGGCGGCTGCGGTCAGCCGGTGAAAACCTGTATTACCTATAAGGACGGGATTAACTCCTTTGCACACCGCGGCTTGTCGGAGAAGATCGATAAGGATCAGGCAAAGAAAGTAGTGATGGAAGCTGACAAAGCAGGGCTCGTTCATACGATAAACCCCAACGGGATCTGCAACTGCTGCGGTGACTGCTGTTATCTCTTTCGAGGACAGAAAAAAAGGAACAGCATCGGTCTCTGGCCGAAAAGCAGCTATCTCATTGAACTGGATCACACAAAATGCATCGGCTGTGGGAAGTGCATCCGAAGGTGCAGCTTTTCGGTTTTCTCGTTTGACGGCGGTGCGGATAACCTAGAGCCAATTTCGGAAAAGACAGAACCGATAAAAAAACAAAAAACTCTTCGGCTGGACACATCAGCCTGCATTGGCTGCGGAATTTGCGTAACGGGCTGCCCCGCTGCTGCGTTGACTTTGAAAGGAAGATAGAGAGATGAACATTGCTGCTGAATTTATAAATGTAAATAAGCGCTTTCCAAATGCGACCTACCATGCTCTGGACGATGTGAACCTTCAGATCTATGAGGGTGAGCTGATTACAATTCTGGGAACATCAGGCTGCGGGAAAACAACACTCCTGAAGATGGTTAACAGGATTTATGAACCGGACAGCGGTGAAATCCAATTATTTGGCAGCAATATCATGGATCGTGACCCGGTGATCCTGCGCAGGGGAATTGGCTATGTGATTCAACAGATTGGGCTGTTTCCCCATATGACGGTTTATAACAACATGGCAACAGTGCCCAGGATTTTGGGCTGGGAGAAACAGAAAATTGATGAGCGAATCAATGAGCTTTTTATGTTGGTCAATCTTGATGCAAATGAATTCAAACACCGCTATCCGGCCCAGCTTTCGGGAGGCCAGCAGCAGCGGATCGGTCTGGCCCGGGCACTTGCAGCAGATCCGGCACTAATGCTCTTTGATGAGCCCTTTGGAGCCATTGACGCCATCAATCGTGAGAAACTTCAGGATGAGCTTCTAAAAATCCATAGGGCATCCAGAAAAACTTTTCTTTTTGTCACCCACGATGTGACCGAGGCATTTAAACTGGGGACGCGGGTTCTCATTATGGATAAAGGTAGAATTAAGCAATTTGATCGGCCGGAAAAGATTCTGGAACGCCCCGCTGATGATTTTGTAGCAGC
This genomic window from Clostridiales bacterium contains:
- a CDS encoding glycine/betaine ABC transporter substrate-binding protein; protein product: MKRTILKALSLILIIALAAGAFAGCGTKVPAEENSGAEDQKPVIKVGTKDFTENLILGELYALALEDNGYQVDRVFNIASSVVHTSLVNGDVDLYPEYTGTGLLAVLKLPLETDPQKVYDTVKKEYESRFDLVWLDYAQANDGQGLVITTEASEKYGIKTISDLQKNADKLRFASQGEFDVRDDGIPALEAKYGKFNWVSSKVYDNSLKYEVLANGEADVAPAYTTEGRLVDERFTLLEDDKYVWPPYNIAPVVSKEVLSASPDIADILNAINAKIDTKTITALNAKVDVDKLEYEDVAKEFYDSIQ
- a CDS encoding ABC transporter ATP-binding protein: MNIAAEFINVNKRFPNATYHALDDVNLQIYEGELITILGTSGCGKTTLLKMVNRIYEPDSGEIQLFGSNIMDRDPVILRRGIGYVIQQIGLFPHMTVYNNMATVPRILGWEKQKIDERINELFMLVNLDANEFKHRYPAQLSGGQQQRIGLARALAADPALMLFDEPFGAIDAINREKLQDELLKIHRASRKTFLFVTHDVTEAFKLGTRVLIMDKGRIKQFDRPEKILERPADDFVAALVRSAEKGFAVLEGGGL
- a CDS encoding 4Fe-4S dicluster domain-containing protein — protein: MKELKHNKLELQGNAHKVFIEKFQVPEAAYGVIGRLFTPEEIDFVSRIEAERFQLEEMRAIGVANPEQFAESAYRRGVISLADEAAKVYRISDFYSRLDIFSISEVESYHEIPEQERLRLDEWYFETYYQSLSQDPKQAPTEDEVLPLDEVIAFIDRQNRPVYLNLCDCRSLRGGCGQPVKTCITYKDGINSFAHRGLSEKIDKDQAKKVVMEADKAGLVHTINPNGICNCCGDCCYLFRGQKKRNSIGLWPKSSYLIELDHTKCIGCGKCIRRCSFSVFSFDGGADNLEPISEKTEPIKKQKTLRLDTSACIGCGICVTGCPAAALTLKGR
- a CDS encoding ABC transporter permease — encoded protein: MVWEHITISLNSVAIAIIIAVPLGILSTRSKTLYRVAKGLFGTLRIVPSLAILVLFIPIMGTGWKPAVVALSILAIPPILMNTALAFHTLPEAVLETALGMGMGKYRTFFTVKLPLAFPLIFTGIRTAVVEVIASATLAAYIGAGGLGSLIFTGLGLMRTDLLIIGGFSVGALSLLSGYLLTLLDRRLTLYKV